One segment of Drosophila ananassae strain 14024-0371.13 chromosome 3R, ASM1763931v2, whole genome shotgun sequence DNA contains the following:
- the LOC6498256 gene encoding trypsin encodes MNRMLLSVLALVALCASGQARPDYEFPFGRIVNGEATTIESHPYQVSIQTTKGSHFCGGSIIDSETIVTAAHCMQSYAASELQIRLGSTSRSDGGEVVSVRTFKFHEGYNSKLMVNDVAIIKLSSPVRQTSKIRFVELADTTPASGTEAIVTGWGTTCFLFCSSPDTLMSVAVDLLQKSDCESDKYSYGDSIQDTMVCAYSEKKDACQGDSGGPLVANNKLVGVVSWGNGCAWSGYPGVYADVASLKSWIEQTAAEL; translated from the coding sequence ATGAACCGCATGCTATTGAGTGTTTTGGCGCTGGTCGCCCTCTGTGCCTCCGGCCAGGCCCGTCCTGACTACGAATTCCCCTTCGGAAGGATCGTCAACGGTGAGGCTACCACCATCGAAAGCCATCCCTACCAGGTCTCCATCCAGACCACCAAGGGCTCCCACTTCTGTGGTGGCAGCATCATCGATTCCGAAACCATTGTGACCGCCGCCCACTGCATGCAGTCGTACGCCGCCAGCGAGCTACAGATCCGCCTCGGCTCCACCTCCAGGAGCGACGGCGGTGAGGTGGTCAGTGTGAGGACCTTCAAGTTCCACGAGGGCTACAACAGCAAGCTGATGGTCAACGACGTGGCCATCATCAAGCTCAGCTCCCCCGTCCGCCAGACCAGCAAGATCCGCTTCGTCGAACTCGCCGACACCACTCCCGCCTCCGGGACCGAGGCTATTGTCACCGGCTGGGGCACCACCTGCTTCCTGTTCTGTTCCTCCCCCGATACCCTGATGAGCGTGGCCGTGGACCTCCTGCAAAAGTCTGATTGTGAAAGCGATAAATACAGCTACGGCGACTCCATCCAGGATACCATGGTCTGTGCCTACTCCGAGAAGAAGGACGCCTGCCAGGGTGATTCCGGTGGCCCGTTGGTGGCCAACAACAAACTTGTCGGCGTTGTCTCCTGGGGCAATGGCTGTGCCTGGTCTGGCTACCCCGGAGTCTATGCCGATGTGGCCTCCCTCAAGAGCTGGATCGAGCAGACCGCCGCCGAGTTGTAA
- the LOC6498255 gene encoding uncharacterized protein LOC6498255 has product MPNIVALKLSSSYPTTAHFKAVDEGSLLVLDQLALQQQINANFIFHAISNYKKTPFERKTQDFIAKKWLQIQMLWREFRLRDKQIRRSHKDEHWLEHGYFQQELYELVHEKYLAARSCLSRDKRNLLNGILGQPAMP; this is encoded by the coding sequence atGCCGAATATTGTCGCATTGAAGCTGAGCTCCAGTTACCCAACAACGGCCCATTTTAAGGCCGTGGATGAGGGCAGCCTCTTGGTCCTGGACCAATTGGCATTGCAGCAACAAATCAATGCAAATTTCATTTTCCACGCGATTTCCAACTACAAGAAGACACCGTTCGAGCGAAAAACACAGGACTTCATTGCCAAAAAATGGCTGCAGATCCAGATGCTGTGGCGCGAGTTCCGGTTGAGGGATAAGCAAATACGCCGGAGCCACAAGGATGAGCACTGGCTGGAGCACGGATACTTCCAGCAGGAGCTGTACGAGTTGGTCCATGAAAAATATTTGGCGGCCCGTAGCTGCCTCAGTCGCGACAAAAGAAATCTCCTCAATGGCATACTTGGTCAGCCGGCGATGCCATAG